From one Labeo rohita strain BAU-BD-2019 chromosome 8, IGBB_LRoh.1.0, whole genome shotgun sequence genomic stretch:
- the kiaa2013 gene encoding uncharacterized protein KIAA2013 homolog isoform X2, whose amino-acid sequence MFNPSKKDRKKQTMWFQQRLKGLPGLLSSSWARRVIVGLLLFLIFYWYLSSDGLLKALSMSRESGGAAGVCLQTDLHRWVSLVDRGEGVVLTPQTKETVPFVVGNGHFLVDVDSNKLWVASSSQPGSAPVHQTDYSPIARLQVPGTRLEARGMMLWYRKGSVLSTRCILTATSQSSRDCVVIREEFVAHRSRPNVYLQRIHISNPTDRPVSIDVATESVSFRSTMEKMEDKEFVLSSGRVLTEKKDTVLVVVATKRLGTKIQVSAKSEYSENLVSVIHTSEPTEAGKLDETLGKLREGVKREMVDVLRANVDELMQEHQQAWVDLFISGVEIRKITDAHTPSSRTVNNTLYYILSTSTAPLLDQSLKAEEHERLESSLNYADHCFSGHATMHAENLWPERLTNVAQILQLVNLWNLTFQKRGCKVLVAAGTHGMMQGMVLSFGGLQFTENHLQFQADPDVLHNSYSLRGIHYNKDLINLAVLQDAEGKPFLHVSVKPQEKPVKLYACEAGCMNEPVELTSELRGHTFPVMVTQPITPLLYISTDLTHLQDLRHTMHVKAILAHEDHMAKQYPGLPFLFWFSVASLITLFHLFLFKLIYNEYCGPGAKPLFRSKLPSTYTEETDLLDEVNSTAKSHEIINNR is encoded by the exons ATGTTTAATCCatcaaaaaaagacagaaaaaaacagaccaTGTGGTTTCAGCAGAGATTAAAGGGGCTGCCCGGTTTGCTCTCAAGCAGCTGGGCCCGTCGAGTTATAGTTGGATTACTGCTCTTCCTCATTTTCTACTGGTACTTGAGCTCAGATGGGCTCCTCAAGGCTCTAAGCATGTCCAGGGAGTCTGGAGGAGCTGCGGGGGTTTGTCTGCAGACTGATCTTCACAGGTGGGTGTCGTTGGTTGACCGAGGGGAGGGAGTGGTTCTCACCCCCCAGACCAAAGAAACAGTGCCGTTTGTGGTCGGCAATGGACATTTTCTGGTGGATGTGGATTCTAACAAACTCTGGGTAGCTTCGTCTTCACAGCCAGGATCTGCACCGGTTCACCAAACAGACTACAGCCCGATAGCACGACTGCAGGTGCCGGGAACACGGTTGGAAGCCCGGGGAATGATGCTGTGGTACAGAAAAGGCTCTGTGCTGTCCACCCGCTGCATCTTGACAGCTACTTCTCAGTCTTCTCGCGACTGCGTCGTCATACGAGAGGAATTTGTCGCGCATCGCAGCCGACCCAATGTTTATCTTCAGAGGATTCACATATCCAACCCCACAGACCGTCCGGTTTCGATCGACGTGGCCACGGAGTCTGTGTCTTTTAGGAGCACCATGGAGAAGATGGAGGATAAGGAGTTCGTGCTCTCCTCAGGTCGGGTGCTCACGGAAAAGAAGGACACCGTGTTGGTGGTGGTGGCCACAAAGAGACTGGGCACCAAGATCCAGGTTTCTGCCAAATCTGAATACTCAGAAAACCTGGTGAGCGTGATTCACACGTCTGAGCCGACCGAGGCCGGGAAACTGGACGAGACCCTCGGAAAGCTCAGGGAAGGAGTCAAGAGAGAGATGGTGGACGTCCTCCGAGCCAATGTGGACGAATTAATGCAAGAGCACCAGCAAGCATGGGTGGATCTCTTCATATCTG GTGTGGAAATCAGAAAGATCACAGACGCCCATACGCCATCCAGCCGTACAGTCAACAACACCCTCTACTACATCCTGTCGACCTCCACAGCGCCCCTCCTAGATCAAAGTCTGAAAGCAGAAGAGCACGAACGCTTGGAGTCCAGTCTGAATTACGCCGACCACTGCTTCAGCGGCCACGCCACCATGCACGCCGAGAACCTGTGGCCGGAGCGCCTGACGAACGTTGCTCAGATCCTCCAGCTGGTGAATCTCTGGAACTTGACCTTCCAGAAAAGAGGATGCAAGGTCCTCGTGGCGGCAGGCACGCACGGCATGATGCAAGGCATGGTGCTGAGTTTCGGCGGTCTGCAGTTCACTGAAAACCACCTTCAGTTCCAGGCTGACCCGGATGTTCTTCACAACAGCTACTCTTTGAGGGGTATCCATTACAATAAAGACCTCATCAACCTGGCCGTGTTGCAGGACGCCGAGGGCAAACCCTTCCTGCACGTGTCCGTCAAGCCTCAGGAGAAGCCCGTGAAGCTGTACGCCTGCGAGGCCGGCTGCATGAACGAGCCCGTGGAGCTGACCTCGGAGCTGCGAGGTCACACGTTTCCTGTGATGGTGACTCAGCCCATCACGCCTCTGCTGTACATCTCCACTGATCTCACTCATCTGCAAGACTTGAGACACACGATGCACGTCAAGGCCATCTTGGCTCACGAGGACCACATGGCCAAGCAGTACCCAGGCTTGCCGTTCCTCTTCTGGTTCAGCGTGGCGTCCCTCATCACGCTTTTCCACCTCTTCCTCTTCAAACTCATCTACAATGAGTACTGTGGGCCTGGAGCCAAGCCGCTCTTCAGGAGTAAG TTACCTTCAACTTATACTGAGGAAACAGATCTGCTGGATGAAGTGAATTCAACTGCTAAAAgtcatgaaataataaataata GATGA
- the kiaa2013 gene encoding uncharacterized protein KIAA2013 homolog isoform X1 — protein sequence MFNPSKKDRKKQTMWFQQRLKGLPGLLSSSWARRVIVGLLLFLIFYWYLSSDGLLKALSMSRESGGAAGVCLQTDLHRWVSLVDRGEGVVLTPQTKETVPFVVGNGHFLVDVDSNKLWVASSSQPGSAPVHQTDYSPIARLQVPGTRLEARGMMLWYRKGSVLSTRCILTATSQSSRDCVVIREEFVAHRSRPNVYLQRIHISNPTDRPVSIDVATESVSFRSTMEKMEDKEFVLSSGRVLTEKKDTVLVVVATKRLGTKIQVSAKSEYSENLVSVIHTSEPTEAGKLDETLGKLREGVKREMVDVLRANVDELMQEHQQAWVDLFISGVEIRKITDAHTPSSRTVNNTLYYILSTSTAPLLDQSLKAEEHERLESSLNYADHCFSGHATMHAENLWPERLTNVAQILQLVNLWNLTFQKRGCKVLVAAGTHGMMQGMVLSFGGLQFTENHLQFQADPDVLHNSYSLRGIHYNKDLINLAVLQDAEGKPFLHVSVKPQEKPVKLYACEAGCMNEPVELTSELRGHTFPVMVTQPITPLLYISTDLTHLQDLRHTMHVKAILAHEDHMAKQYPGLPFLFWFSVASLITLFHLFLFKLIYNEYCGPGAKPLFRSKLPSTYTEETDLLDEVNSTAKSHEIINNSNKSFSFTHILISTNLSQRKHIKCICPP from the exons ATGTTTAATCCatcaaaaaaagacagaaaaaaacagaccaTGTGGTTTCAGCAGAGATTAAAGGGGCTGCCCGGTTTGCTCTCAAGCAGCTGGGCCCGTCGAGTTATAGTTGGATTACTGCTCTTCCTCATTTTCTACTGGTACTTGAGCTCAGATGGGCTCCTCAAGGCTCTAAGCATGTCCAGGGAGTCTGGAGGAGCTGCGGGGGTTTGTCTGCAGACTGATCTTCACAGGTGGGTGTCGTTGGTTGACCGAGGGGAGGGAGTGGTTCTCACCCCCCAGACCAAAGAAACAGTGCCGTTTGTGGTCGGCAATGGACATTTTCTGGTGGATGTGGATTCTAACAAACTCTGGGTAGCTTCGTCTTCACAGCCAGGATCTGCACCGGTTCACCAAACAGACTACAGCCCGATAGCACGACTGCAGGTGCCGGGAACACGGTTGGAAGCCCGGGGAATGATGCTGTGGTACAGAAAAGGCTCTGTGCTGTCCACCCGCTGCATCTTGACAGCTACTTCTCAGTCTTCTCGCGACTGCGTCGTCATACGAGAGGAATTTGTCGCGCATCGCAGCCGACCCAATGTTTATCTTCAGAGGATTCACATATCCAACCCCACAGACCGTCCGGTTTCGATCGACGTGGCCACGGAGTCTGTGTCTTTTAGGAGCACCATGGAGAAGATGGAGGATAAGGAGTTCGTGCTCTCCTCAGGTCGGGTGCTCACGGAAAAGAAGGACACCGTGTTGGTGGTGGTGGCCACAAAGAGACTGGGCACCAAGATCCAGGTTTCTGCCAAATCTGAATACTCAGAAAACCTGGTGAGCGTGATTCACACGTCTGAGCCGACCGAGGCCGGGAAACTGGACGAGACCCTCGGAAAGCTCAGGGAAGGAGTCAAGAGAGAGATGGTGGACGTCCTCCGAGCCAATGTGGACGAATTAATGCAAGAGCACCAGCAAGCATGGGTGGATCTCTTCATATCTG GTGTGGAAATCAGAAAGATCACAGACGCCCATACGCCATCCAGCCGTACAGTCAACAACACCCTCTACTACATCCTGTCGACCTCCACAGCGCCCCTCCTAGATCAAAGTCTGAAAGCAGAAGAGCACGAACGCTTGGAGTCCAGTCTGAATTACGCCGACCACTGCTTCAGCGGCCACGCCACCATGCACGCCGAGAACCTGTGGCCGGAGCGCCTGACGAACGTTGCTCAGATCCTCCAGCTGGTGAATCTCTGGAACTTGACCTTCCAGAAAAGAGGATGCAAGGTCCTCGTGGCGGCAGGCACGCACGGCATGATGCAAGGCATGGTGCTGAGTTTCGGCGGTCTGCAGTTCACTGAAAACCACCTTCAGTTCCAGGCTGACCCGGATGTTCTTCACAACAGCTACTCTTTGAGGGGTATCCATTACAATAAAGACCTCATCAACCTGGCCGTGTTGCAGGACGCCGAGGGCAAACCCTTCCTGCACGTGTCCGTCAAGCCTCAGGAGAAGCCCGTGAAGCTGTACGCCTGCGAGGCCGGCTGCATGAACGAGCCCGTGGAGCTGACCTCGGAGCTGCGAGGTCACACGTTTCCTGTGATGGTGACTCAGCCCATCACGCCTCTGCTGTACATCTCCACTGATCTCACTCATCTGCAAGACTTGAGACACACGATGCACGTCAAGGCCATCTTGGCTCACGAGGACCACATGGCCAAGCAGTACCCAGGCTTGCCGTTCCTCTTCTGGTTCAGCGTGGCGTCCCTCATCACGCTTTTCCACCTCTTCCTCTTCAAACTCATCTACAATGAGTACTGTGGGCCTGGAGCCAAGCCGCTCTTCAGGAGTAAG TTACCTTCAACTTATACTGAGGAAACAGATCTGCTGGATGAAGTGAATTCAACTGCTAAAAgtcatgaaataataaataatagtaataaatcattctcattcacacacattttGATTTCCACAAAtctttcacaaagaaaacacattaaatgtatttgtccaccataa
- the kiaa2013 gene encoding uncharacterized protein KIAA2013 homolog isoform X3, whose product MFNPSKKDRKKQTMWFQQRLKGLPGLLSSSWARRVIVGLLLFLIFYWYLSSDGLLKALSMSRESGGAAGVCLQTDLHRWVSLVDRGEGVVLTPQTKETVPFVVGNGHFLVDVDSNKLWVASSSQPGSAPVHQTDYSPIARLQVPGTRLEARGMMLWYRKGSVLSTRCILTATSQSSRDCVVIREEFVAHRSRPNVYLQRIHISNPTDRPVSIDVATESVSFRSTMEKMEDKEFVLSSGRVLTEKKDTVLVVVATKRLGTKIQVSAKSEYSENLVSVIHTSEPTEAGKLDETLGKLREGVKREMVDVLRANVDELMQEHQQAWVDLFISGVEIRKITDAHTPSSRTVNNTLYYILSTSTAPLLDQSLKAEEHERLESSLNYADHCFSGHATMHAENLWPERLTNVAQILQLVNLWNLTFQKRGCKVLVAAGTHGMMQGMVLSFGGLQFTENHLQFQADPDVLHNSYSLRGIHYNKDLINLAVLQDAEGKPFLHVSVKPQEKPVKLYACEAGCMNEPVELTSELRGHTFPVMVTQPITPLLYISTDLTHLQDLRHTMHVKAILAHEDHMAKQYPGLPFLFWFSVASLITLFHLFLFKLIYNEYCGPGAKPLFRSKDDVSI is encoded by the exons ATGTTTAATCCatcaaaaaaagacagaaaaaaacagaccaTGTGGTTTCAGCAGAGATTAAAGGGGCTGCCCGGTTTGCTCTCAAGCAGCTGGGCCCGTCGAGTTATAGTTGGATTACTGCTCTTCCTCATTTTCTACTGGTACTTGAGCTCAGATGGGCTCCTCAAGGCTCTAAGCATGTCCAGGGAGTCTGGAGGAGCTGCGGGGGTTTGTCTGCAGACTGATCTTCACAGGTGGGTGTCGTTGGTTGACCGAGGGGAGGGAGTGGTTCTCACCCCCCAGACCAAAGAAACAGTGCCGTTTGTGGTCGGCAATGGACATTTTCTGGTGGATGTGGATTCTAACAAACTCTGGGTAGCTTCGTCTTCACAGCCAGGATCTGCACCGGTTCACCAAACAGACTACAGCCCGATAGCACGACTGCAGGTGCCGGGAACACGGTTGGAAGCCCGGGGAATGATGCTGTGGTACAGAAAAGGCTCTGTGCTGTCCACCCGCTGCATCTTGACAGCTACTTCTCAGTCTTCTCGCGACTGCGTCGTCATACGAGAGGAATTTGTCGCGCATCGCAGCCGACCCAATGTTTATCTTCAGAGGATTCACATATCCAACCCCACAGACCGTCCGGTTTCGATCGACGTGGCCACGGAGTCTGTGTCTTTTAGGAGCACCATGGAGAAGATGGAGGATAAGGAGTTCGTGCTCTCCTCAGGTCGGGTGCTCACGGAAAAGAAGGACACCGTGTTGGTGGTGGTGGCCACAAAGAGACTGGGCACCAAGATCCAGGTTTCTGCCAAATCTGAATACTCAGAAAACCTGGTGAGCGTGATTCACACGTCTGAGCCGACCGAGGCCGGGAAACTGGACGAGACCCTCGGAAAGCTCAGGGAAGGAGTCAAGAGAGAGATGGTGGACGTCCTCCGAGCCAATGTGGACGAATTAATGCAAGAGCACCAGCAAGCATGGGTGGATCTCTTCATATCTG GTGTGGAAATCAGAAAGATCACAGACGCCCATACGCCATCCAGCCGTACAGTCAACAACACCCTCTACTACATCCTGTCGACCTCCACAGCGCCCCTCCTAGATCAAAGTCTGAAAGCAGAAGAGCACGAACGCTTGGAGTCCAGTCTGAATTACGCCGACCACTGCTTCAGCGGCCACGCCACCATGCACGCCGAGAACCTGTGGCCGGAGCGCCTGACGAACGTTGCTCAGATCCTCCAGCTGGTGAATCTCTGGAACTTGACCTTCCAGAAAAGAGGATGCAAGGTCCTCGTGGCGGCAGGCACGCACGGCATGATGCAAGGCATGGTGCTGAGTTTCGGCGGTCTGCAGTTCACTGAAAACCACCTTCAGTTCCAGGCTGACCCGGATGTTCTTCACAACAGCTACTCTTTGAGGGGTATCCATTACAATAAAGACCTCATCAACCTGGCCGTGTTGCAGGACGCCGAGGGCAAACCCTTCCTGCACGTGTCCGTCAAGCCTCAGGAGAAGCCCGTGAAGCTGTACGCCTGCGAGGCCGGCTGCATGAACGAGCCCGTGGAGCTGACCTCGGAGCTGCGAGGTCACACGTTTCCTGTGATGGTGACTCAGCCCATCACGCCTCTGCTGTACATCTCCACTGATCTCACTCATCTGCAAGACTTGAGACACACGATGCACGTCAAGGCCATCTTGGCTCACGAGGACCACATGGCCAAGCAGTACCCAGGCTTGCCGTTCCTCTTCTGGTTCAGCGTGGCGTCCCTCATCACGCTTTTCCACCTCTTCCTCTTCAAACTCATCTACAATGAGTACTGTGGGCCTGGAGCCAAGCCGCTCTTCAGGAGTAAG GATGACGTTTCTATCTGA